From Pelosinus sp. IPA-1, a single genomic window includes:
- a CDS encoding response regulator transcription factor: MSEIKIIIVDDHALMRAGLKSLLANQSDILVIGEAESGDAALLLIETAKPDIVLLDISMHGMNGLECLTSIKQRSPDIKVILLTMHEDISYLRQGFAAGAMGYVLKKAADDVLYHAIRTVFAGEVYIQSSMAQSLLTECKEPQPPIASPNTKPLSAQENKVLTLIALGYSNAEIAQQLMVSARTIETYKYRIMEKLQAKKRSDLVKYAIEQGIIVK, encoded by the coding sequence ATGAGCGAAATTAAAATAATAATCGTGGATGACCACGCTTTAATGCGTGCCGGATTAAAGTCTTTGTTAGCGAATCAATCGGATATCCTAGTTATTGGCGAAGCAGAAAGCGGCGATGCCGCTTTACTTCTTATAGAAACGGCCAAACCTGATATTGTATTATTGGATATCTCCATGCATGGGATGAATGGATTGGAATGCCTTACGAGCATTAAGCAACGTTCACCCGATATAAAAGTCATTTTACTTACTATGCACGAAGACATTAGCTATTTACGGCAAGGCTTTGCAGCGGGAGCGATGGGCTATGTATTAAAGAAAGCAGCGGATGATGTGTTGTATCATGCAATTCGTACGGTATTTGCTGGCGAGGTATATATTCAATCCAGTATGGCTCAATCATTGCTTACAGAGTGTAAAGAACCTCAGCCGCCAATTGCCTCACCAAATACGAAACCCTTAAGCGCACAAGAAAATAAAGTTCTTACACTAATCGCGCTTGGTTATTCCAATGCCGAAATAGCCCAGCAGCTTATGGTAAGCGCCCGTACCATTGAAACATATAAGTATCGAATTATGGAAAAGCTCCAAGCAAAAAAACGCTCTGATTTGGTAAAGTATGCAATAGAGCAGGGTATCATCGTAAAATAA
- a CDS encoding HAMP domain-containing protein → MKILSQSFFIKIVAILLFILLLLAGTNMFQTRLVMEKLFTEQQEKRGLSIANMLATQASNLILINNYYDLHELVKNTQQSNDDVRYAFVVGVNGELLAHSFQNHFPAELLSANIPEVPSHYQVTELSTEEGVIRDIVVPIFEGRLGTVHIGLSNKSLQAVLNSTTKKMLFYTLAAVLVGIMLTMYLTNRLTKPIRELVRVTSAITAGDFTQRAVVHSGDELGKLGLAFNSMTESLQKLVAELNQKEEAMVHLLQKVIVAQEEERKRIARELHDETGQTLTSLMMGLKCLADNCTGNSSECQIEDMRRVVKDTLGRIHSLAVELRPSILDDMGLIAALEKYIADYRQTHQIDIDFHVVQEISERILREIEIPVYRIVQEALTNIAKYSQAQNVSVIITRKSNVLELIIEDDGIGFEVDVLMNGNASNNKLGLYGMRERAILVGGTFTIESSPGLGTTIYVRIPLVER, encoded by the coding sequence ATGAAAATACTATCACAAAGTTTCTTCATCAAAATTGTGGCGATCTTATTGTTTATTTTACTGTTATTAGCAGGAACTAATATGTTCCAAACTAGACTTGTAATGGAAAAATTATTTACTGAACAACAAGAAAAACGCGGGCTTTCTATTGCCAATATGTTAGCAACACAAGCATCGAATCTTATTTTGATTAATAATTATTATGATTTACATGAATTAGTCAAGAATACGCAGCAGTCTAACGATGATGTGCGATACGCTTTTGTTGTGGGGGTTAATGGTGAATTATTAGCGCACTCCTTTCAGAATCATTTCCCGGCTGAATTATTATCAGCCAATATTCCCGAAGTACCGTCACATTATCAGGTTACTGAGTTATCTACAGAAGAGGGCGTTATTCGCGATATCGTTGTTCCGATTTTTGAAGGGCGATTGGGAACAGTGCATATTGGTTTGAGTAATAAAAGTCTACAGGCAGTACTCAATAGTACTACCAAAAAGATGTTGTTTTATACGTTGGCTGCCGTCTTGGTTGGAATTATGCTTACCATGTATTTGACCAATCGCTTAACCAAGCCTATACGTGAATTGGTCAGGGTAACAAGCGCAATAACAGCAGGTGACTTTACCCAACGGGCTGTTGTTCATTCTGGGGATGAATTAGGTAAACTCGGATTAGCCTTTAATTCAATGACTGAATCCCTTCAAAAACTTGTGGCAGAACTTAACCAGAAAGAAGAAGCAATGGTTCATCTGTTACAAAAAGTTATTGTGGCTCAAGAAGAAGAGCGTAAACGTATTGCCAGAGAACTCCATGATGAAACAGGTCAAACCTTGACTTCACTTATGATGGGTCTTAAATGTCTAGCTGACAATTGTACTGGAAATAGTAGTGAATGCCAGATAGAAGACATGCGCAGGGTAGTCAAAGATACCTTAGGCAGAATTCATAGCCTAGCTGTAGAATTGCGACCAAGTATTTTAGATGATATGGGCTTGATTGCAGCCCTTGAAAAATACATTGCCGACTATCGCCAAACACACCAAATCGATATTGACTTTCACGTAGTACAGGAAATCAGCGAACGTATTCTGCGCGAAATTGAAATTCCAGTGTATCGCATTGTACAGGAAGCACTCACAAATATAGCAAAATACTCGCAGGCTCAAAACGTGAGTGTAATCATTACTCGTAAAAGTAATGTGCTGGAACTCATCATTGAGGATGATGGAATCGGTTTTGAAGTAGATGTCTTAATGAATGGTAATGCCAGCAATAATAAATTAGGATTATATGGTATGCGGGAACGGGCAATTTTAGTTGGCGGAACATTCACCATTGAGTCATCTCCAGGGCTAGGTACAACCATTTATGTACGAATACCACTTGTTGAAAGGTAG
- the tatC gene encoding twin-arginine translocase subunit TatC, with protein MLELDNQKSDTEPMQEITALLISMLDQLQEVRIRLIKIIVAVAVGSGISYFYAAEILQWITVPAGHLYYMNPAEAFFSYLKISFFAGFLLALPVVLYQAWAFIISALKRKECTALAIVVPSSVILFFAGLAFSYYLVLPAGIIFFMGFATENLQPMFSLSEYLSLVISFLLPFGFIFELPLLIMLLANLGIISSMFLISKRKIFLVLAFVMGAVLSPTPDVLSQTMVALPMLILYEISIMIVKYVLRK; from the coding sequence ATGTTAGAGCTAGATAATCAGAAGAGTGATACGGAACCAATGCAAGAGATTACGGCTTTGCTGATTTCGATGCTTGATCAATTGCAAGAAGTACGAATTCGTTTAATTAAAATAATAGTAGCAGTAGCAGTTGGTAGTGGTATCAGTTATTTCTATGCTGCAGAAATACTGCAATGGATTACTGTTCCTGCGGGACATTTATATTATATGAATCCGGCAGAAGCCTTTTTTTCTTATCTAAAGATCTCATTTTTTGCAGGTTTTTTATTAGCTTTACCCGTGGTATTATATCAGGCTTGGGCCTTTATCATCTCAGCACTAAAAAGGAAAGAGTGCACGGCATTGGCAATTGTCGTACCATCGTCAGTAATATTATTTTTCGCTGGTCTGGCATTTTCTTATTATTTGGTATTGCCAGCAGGCATTATATTTTTTATGGGGTTTGCCACTGAGAATCTGCAGCCCATGTTTTCATTGAGTGAGTATTTATCTCTGGTTATTTCATTTTTACTCCCTTTTGGCTTTATTTTCGAATTGCCCTTGTTGATTATGCTGCTGGCCAATTTAGGTATCATCAGCTCTATGTTTTTAATAAGCAAACGTAAAATCTTCTTGGTATTGGCATTTGTAATGGGTGCGGTTTTGTCACCCACACCAGATGTTCTCTCTCAAACGATGGTAGCGCTTCCCATGCTCATACTCTATGAGATCAGCATTATGATTGTAAAATATGTACTGAGAAAATGA
- the moaA gene encoding GTP 3',8-cyclase MoaA, whose protein sequence is MGIIDSYGRNIRYLRVSVTDKCNFRCSYCMPAGNTKWFPEREILSYDELLRMIRIAVKAGITKIRITGGEPLVRKDLIPFIAEIRKIPGIQDLSMTTNGSLLSQYALQLKKAGLDRVNISLDTLREDRFNKITERSMFRQVLMGIKSAEQAGFTPIKLNVVVMNGINTDELIDFARLSFEKSYEIRFIEYMQFNSDSRNLLVPTKQIKATLNQAGWGTLVEQPGSDGPATVFRFPGSQGSIGFISATTEHFCNQCNRIRLTADGRLKPCLLSNFEIDIKRKMRAGATDFDIENRLRLCIWQKSAQHGLDGKEVFQRGMFQTGG, encoded by the coding sequence TTGGGAATTATAGATTCCTATGGGAGAAACATTCGGTATCTACGAGTTTCTGTTACTGATAAATGCAACTTTCGTTGTTCCTACTGTATGCCTGCAGGAAATACAAAATGGTTCCCCGAAAGAGAGATACTCAGCTATGATGAGCTGTTGCGTATGATCCGTATAGCGGTGAAAGCGGGTATTACCAAAATACGTATTACGGGCGGGGAGCCTTTAGTAAGGAAGGATCTCATTCCTTTTATTGCAGAGATTAGAAAAATTCCAGGAATTCAAGACTTATCTATGACAACTAATGGGAGTTTACTAAGCCAGTATGCGCTGCAGTTGAAAAAAGCAGGACTAGATCGAGTAAATATCAGCCTGGATACTTTACGCGAAGATCGTTTTAATAAAATAACGGAGCGTTCTATGTTTCGCCAAGTTCTCATGGGGATAAAAAGTGCGGAGCAGGCTGGATTTACGCCCATCAAGTTAAATGTAGTGGTTATGAATGGCATCAATACGGATGAATTAATCGATTTTGCCCGACTGTCATTCGAGAAATCATATGAAATCCGCTTCATTGAATATATGCAATTTAATTCTGATAGTAGAAATCTACTTGTTCCAACCAAGCAAATCAAGGCAACTCTTAACCAAGCAGGATGGGGTACTCTAGTAGAACAACCTGGTAGCGATGGTCCGGCTACTGTGTTTCGATTCCCGGGATCTCAAGGTAGCATTGGGTTTATATCCGCTACCACTGAACACTTTTGTAATCAATGCAATCGAATTCGTCTTACTGCAGATGGGCGGCTTAAGCCATGTTTATTATCTAACTTCGAAATTGATATTAAAAGAAAGATGCGTGCAGGGGCTACGGATTTTGACATTGAGAATCGATTAAGGCTTTGTATATGGCAAAAGTCTGCTCAACATGGTTTAGATGGCAAAGAGGTATTTCAGCGAGGTATGTTCCAAACGGGAGGTTAA
- the glp gene encoding gephyrin-like molybdotransferase Glp — protein sequence MTVLLEDALRTLLPLVQPSCSMRLPLEKCLDRILAEDIISDMDFPPFDRSPLDGYAFRLKDVQKASPQKPVLLKQVDYVPAGTWPTKKVEAGEATRIMTGAKIPEGADAVIRLEDTIMDGEYVEIKHYSEQMGKNICFQGEEIRSGEVVLVQGTCLKEGELSMLAMLGHVTPLVYEKPKVGILATGSELISAAEALSPGKIRDTNSYMLLAKVLLAGGEPILLGQVEDDIEAIAEKFYTNPGLSVYITTGGASIGDYDLMEKLFARLQIPMLFNRVAIKPGMPVLAGQWKDSLFIALSGNPAAGSVSFEVLVRPLLLKMTGVQKWHRPRVKVKLHGEIKKASDTRRFVWAHCWEKQGMLFAEPLHYQGNGMLRSMLKANVLLDIPEGSVALEDGVELEAILLLS from the coding sequence TTGACAGTTTTATTAGAAGACGCACTACGAACACTACTTCCATTAGTACAACCTAGCTGTAGTATGCGGTTGCCTTTAGAAAAATGCTTGGATCGTATTTTGGCAGAAGATATCATATCCGATATGGACTTTCCGCCCTTTGATCGTTCACCGTTAGATGGTTATGCCTTTCGCCTAAAGGATGTGCAAAAGGCCAGTCCACAAAAACCAGTGCTTTTAAAACAGGTTGATTACGTGCCTGCAGGAACATGGCCTACTAAGAAAGTGGAAGCTGGTGAAGCAACGAGAATCATGACAGGTGCTAAGATTCCAGAAGGCGCCGATGCAGTGATCCGATTGGAAGATACCATCATGGATGGAGAATACGTAGAAATTAAACATTATTCAGAACAAATGGGTAAAAATATTTGTTTCCAAGGAGAGGAAATCCGTAGTGGAGAAGTCGTTTTGGTACAAGGGACATGTTTAAAGGAGGGAGAGTTAAGCATGCTAGCCATGCTGGGCCATGTTACCCCGTTGGTTTACGAAAAACCTAAAGTTGGTATTTTGGCTACTGGCAGTGAACTGATTTCTGCCGCTGAAGCATTGAGCCCAGGGAAAATACGTGATACGAATAGTTATATGCTGCTTGCCAAGGTACTTCTAGCGGGTGGTGAACCGATCCTATTAGGGCAAGTAGAAGATGATATTGAGGCTATTGCAGAAAAATTTTATACCAATCCAGGCTTATCTGTTTATATTACAACTGGGGGAGCCTCCATTGGTGATTATGATTTAATGGAAAAATTATTTGCAAGATTGCAAATTCCCATGCTTTTCAACAGAGTGGCCATCAAACCAGGAATGCCTGTTTTAGCAGGACAATGGAAGGATTCACTATTTATCGCATTGTCGGGAAATCCAGCCGCAGGCAGTGTTTCCTTCGAGGTTCTAGTTCGGCCCTTGCTCCTTAAAATGACGGGAGTTCAAAAATGGCACAGGCCTAGGGTGAAAGTAAAGTTACATGGTGAAATAAAAAAAGCTTCTGACACTAGGAGATTTGTCTGGGCGCATTGTTGGGAAAAACAGGGAATGCTCTTTGCTGAGCCTCTTCATTATCAGGGTAATGGTATGCTAAGATCTATGTTAAAAGCAAATGTTCTGCTAGATATCCCCGAGGGGAGTGTTGCCTTAGAGGATGGTGTCGAGCTTGAAGCAATACTACTGTTATCCTAA
- a CDS encoding molybdopterin-binding protein, with protein MKVIHVTEAIGMILGHDLTKIEPGKFKGVAFKKGHVIKPEDIPIMLSMGKDHVYVMEIGTKNIHENEAAQGLAEVAAGANLILDEPGEGKVNIRAANAGLLKIDVSILRKINGMKGVALSTLHTDTVVKKGQLVASAKIIPLTLPRVLLEKVKKLRAGKEIIRVQPFTPQKAGLVVTGSEVYYGRIEDKFEGVIKKKIEALGSQLTQTMFVPDDVKKITAAIQTLAAQNDLVFVTGGMSVDPDDITPVAVRKAGARTIIYGTPVLPGAMFLVAYLGETPILGIPACGMFSKVTVLDVVLPKVLIGEKITRQYITSLGHGGLCQTCPDGCRYPNCSFCK; from the coding sequence ATGAAAGTAATACATGTGACGGAAGCTATCGGTATGATTCTCGGACATGACTTAACAAAAATAGAACCAGGGAAATTTAAGGGCGTAGCCTTTAAGAAAGGCCATGTTATTAAGCCCGAGGATATTCCTATCATGTTAAGTATGGGAAAAGATCATGTTTATGTAATGGAAATAGGCACCAAGAATATACACGAAAACGAAGCGGCCCAAGGATTAGCTGAAGTAGCAGCTGGTGCAAATTTGATATTGGATGAGCCAGGCGAAGGAAAAGTAAATATAAGAGCAGCTAATGCAGGGTTATTAAAAATTGATGTAAGTATTCTAAGGAAAATTAACGGAATGAAAGGGGTCGCTCTTTCCACCCTGCACACAGATACTGTAGTAAAAAAAGGGCAGCTAGTGGCCAGCGCTAAGATTATTCCTCTTACCTTACCACGGGTCTTGTTAGAAAAAGTGAAAAAGCTGAGGGCAGGAAAGGAAATCATTCGAGTTCAGCCATTCACTCCACAAAAGGCTGGATTAGTGGTTACTGGTAGTGAAGTTTATTATGGACGTATTGAGGATAAGTTTGAGGGAGTCATTAAAAAGAAGATAGAAGCGTTAGGAAGTCAGTTAACACAAACTATGTTTGTGCCGGATGATGTAAAGAAAATAACGGCTGCAATTCAAACTCTTGCAGCCCAAAATGATTTGGTATTTGTTACGGGAGGTATGTCAGTTGACCCAGATGATATTACTCCAGTAGCTGTTCGTAAGGCGGGAGCGAGAACTATCATATATGGTACACCTGTTCTACCGGGTGCCATGTTCTTAGTTGCCTATCTGGGGGAGACTCCTATTTTAGGTATTCCAGCTTGCGGAATGTTTAGCAAGGTCACGGTATTGGATGTCGTCTTACCCAAGGTATTGATTGGTGAGAAAATAACTCGTCAGTACATTACTTCTTTAGGGCATGGTGGCTTATGCCAAACTTGCCCAGATGGTTGTCGTTATCCTAATTGTTCTTTTTGCAAATAG
- a CDS encoding twin-arginine translocase TatA/TatE family subunit has translation MFSFSMAELSVILVIALVVFGPGKLPEVGKALGRGIQEFKRATTLEREKEEPAKDKDLLQNEEKKI, from the coding sequence ATGTTTAGTTTTAGTATGGCTGAATTATCAGTAATTTTAGTGATTGCCTTAGTTGTTTTTGGTCCAGGGAAATTACCGGAAGTGGGAAAGGCGCTAGGAAGAGGTATTCAGGAATTTAAGCGGGCAACTACGTTAGAGCGCGAAAAAGAAGAACCTGCTAAAGATAAAGATTTATTACAAAACGAGGAAAAAAAGATATAA